One region of Bdellovibrio bacteriovorus genomic DNA includes:
- a CDS encoding 3'-5' exoribonuclease YhaM family protein, with amino-acid sequence MERKSIQSLQDKDGVDMTFLVKEKHVGIGKNGRPFMGLQLGDATGSLDARLWDRVDELAKEFEVGDVVKIKGQIQLFQNRKQLVVHRLERVDSSTVNFEDFIAKSSRNTEDMLVELLNMVRTMKNDHLRQLILDTLEDPEIRPKVLRAPAAKSIHHAWTGGLLEHILSICKIMDFMGSHYPFLNRDLLLFGAIFHDIGKLWELSYDNGISYTDRGRLIGHMQIACELIDKKASRILGFNEELRDICKHIILSHHGKLEYGSPKRPKFLEAMVIAMVDDFDSKVATLKTLMDAERGSGEKWSRYNELFDRYFLLDDMNEKLNG; translated from the coding sequence ATGGAAAGAAAATCGATCCAAAGTCTTCAGGATAAAGATGGCGTAGACATGACTTTCTTAGTGAAAGAAAAGCATGTCGGTATCGGAAAAAATGGACGTCCTTTTATGGGTCTTCAGTTGGGTGATGCCACCGGAAGCCTGGACGCACGTCTTTGGGATCGCGTGGATGAGCTGGCAAAAGAATTCGAAGTTGGTGACGTCGTTAAAATCAAAGGCCAGATTCAACTTTTTCAGAATCGCAAGCAGCTTGTCGTGCATCGTTTGGAGAGAGTGGATTCTTCAACGGTGAATTTTGAAGACTTTATCGCAAAATCTTCGCGTAATACCGAAGACATGTTGGTTGAGCTTTTGAACATGGTTCGCACCATGAAGAATGATCACCTTCGTCAGTTAATCTTAGATACTTTAGAAGATCCAGAGATTCGCCCGAAAGTTTTAAGAGCTCCGGCAGCGAAATCCATTCACCACGCGTGGACGGGGGGATTGCTTGAGCACATTCTTTCGATTTGTAAGATCATGGACTTCATGGGATCTCACTATCCCTTTTTAAACCGAGATCTTCTTTTATTCGGCGCTATTTTTCACGACATCGGAAAGTTGTGGGAACTTTCTTACGACAATGGTATCTCCTACACAGACCGCGGTCGTCTGATTGGTCATATGCAAATTGCCTGTGAGTTGATCGATAAAAAAGCCTCGCGCATCTTGGGATTCAACGAGGAACTGCGCGATATTTGTAAGCACATTATTTTAAGTCATCACGGCAAACTGGAATACGGTTCCCCGAAAAGACCTAAATTTTTAGAAGCGATGGTGATCGCCATGGTCGATGACTTTGACAGTAAAGTAGCGACGTTAAAGACGTTGATGGACGCGGAAAGAGGCTCGGGCGAAAAGTGGTCCCGATACAATGAACTCTTTGATCGCTATTTCCTGCTCGATGATATGAATGAGAAGTTAAATGGTTAA
- the epsC gene encoding serine O-acetyltransferase EpsC has product MVNGILEFLRTYKNYDPAAKSLWEIGLLYPGPKALFFHRIAHACYKAKLFFIGRLVAEISRLLTGIEIHPGATIGKRLVIDHGMGVVIGETAVIGDDCIIFHGVTLGGLKFDPVKRHPTVGNKVLIGTGAKVLGPITVGDGALIGANAVVTKDVPPGATMVGPLSTQK; this is encoded by the coding sequence ATGGTTAATGGTATTCTAGAGTTCTTGCGCACGTATAAAAACTATGACCCTGCTGCCAAATCCCTCTGGGAAATTGGTCTTTTGTATCCAGGGCCGAAAGCATTGTTCTTTCATCGAATCGCGCATGCTTGTTACAAAGCCAAATTGTTTTTCATCGGCCGTTTGGTGGCCGAGATTTCAAGATTGCTGACAGGAATTGAAATTCATCCTGGCGCTACCATCGGTAAGCGTTTGGTGATTGATCACGGCATGGGCGTCGTGATCGGCGAAACTGCTGTTATCGGCGATGATTGCATTATCTTTCACGGAGTCACCTTGGGTGGCTTGAAGTTCGATCCGGTTAAACGCCATCCGACTGTAGGTAACAAAGTTCTTATTGGTACCGGTGCGAAAGTTTTGGGACCCATCACTGTGGGTGATGGCGCTTTGATCGGCGCAAATGCCGTTGTGACTAAAGATGTTCCACCAGGAGCCACGATGGTAGGCCCTCTTTCCACACAAAAATAG
- a CDS encoding DUF962 domain-containing protein, producing the protein MKSLEQWFSEYSESHQNPKNQLIHKICVPLIFFSIVGLLIQIPLSMGPIRVGEVLIAIALGWYMTLGAQAFLVMLAQVILSYVLTYALSQLGNPVYILSVIFVLAWIGQFKGHQIEGKKPSFFKDLQFLLIGPLWVVQSLFRKK; encoded by the coding sequence ATGAAATCACTGGAGCAATGGTTTTCTGAATACAGCGAAAGTCATCAGAATCCTAAGAACCAGTTGATTCATAAGATCTGCGTGCCCTTGATCTTCTTTTCTATCGTGGGTTTATTGATCCAAATTCCGCTTTCTATGGGACCAATTCGAGTGGGGGAGGTCCTTATTGCCATCGCCCTTGGATGGTATATGACCCTCGGAGCCCAGGCTTTCTTGGTAATGTTGGCGCAAGTGATCCTCAGTTACGTCCTAACTTATGCACTGAGTCAACTGGGGAACCCCGTTTATATCTTGTCGGTTATATTCGTTTTAGCTTGGATAGGCCAATTTAAGGGTCATCAAATCGAGGGTAAAAAGCCTTCATTTTTCAAAGACTTACAATTTTTGCTGATCGGTCCTTTGTGGGTCGTACAATCTCTGTTTCGGAAGAAATAG